The following are from one region of the Paenibacillus bovis genome:
- a CDS encoding ComEC/Rec2 family competence protein has translation MKTRPLVALCIAWVAGSTLAAVLQYGGFEWGLLGLLLFGCALWIRLPAHRRSILILGLTLVCASLYWHWNDKHNNSMLPSLLHQSPQQMNEQPVQAEGVITSPPETDGDRVRFRMELYVLPQLGTAGALQKPETIMVQLKLATRPELQQAARWQRGDRIAIRGTWKMPGEARNFDAFDYRRYLRTQYIHWMIKAEGASALQPAQLTVNGPASWSWQLLRWNDDTRQLLGSRIKQIFHTEDNGYMKGLLIGDADDIDPEQFASFSRLGLTHILAISGLHVAIYTGLLLWLLRKLGLTRERACLVVMLLLPVYVLLTGASPSAIRAGIMGMIALYAASRGLLKDGLHILCAACWGMLLYEPYFLLNISFQLSFAVTAGLILYVPVMQPLLQKLPSRLAGAIAVTLVAQMISFPLTIYYFNQFSLLSFVANFLLVPVSSLIVLPVGSIALVLGYVWLQGAVWLGSIVSWINIISFRMIDWLDGLPAMLTIWHAPPLIWILLYYAALYILLRYSSDLLQWKNEQLSSDDGSASNLHTAISPSRSVWLEIQATAPLPSVYSGPGHTSYRTGSRTWYRMLSPWLRLRILGILLSPCLLCLLLIYAYQNPLQHGQGTVQYLDVGQGDSILITTPGGKHILVDGGGTIDFGQKGQEWRKRKDPYEIGIKLLVPLLKQRGIHQLDAVILTHGDHDHAGGLLAVAEQIPIRQFIFNGTMPKGSGLDELVQTLLAKKVPIYGSSPGMKLQPDQQTELAFLAPVAITSNITTQADPAAKDQQSTAYHPDAGQSIDSPTIQPLPRKEEQNHYSVVFLLTMNSRRFLFTGDADQTEEKGILYDLASSQTILSNLQKQDAESNLSQQSSQQPSGQSVSNPVDVLKIGHHGSRTSTSAEWLRYWQPALSVISVGQYNTYGHPTKEVLKRIEDAGSDVARTDQNGEVQIRVNAEGQLSQRTLLPSPVSSE, from the coding sequence ATGAAAACAAGACCTCTGGTTGCATTGTGCATAGCCTGGGTCGCAGGCAGCACGTTAGCAGCTGTTTTACAATATGGTGGCTTTGAATGGGGATTACTCGGTCTGCTATTGTTCGGATGTGCATTGTGGATCCGTCTACCGGCTCACCGGCGTTCTATCTTGATTCTGGGATTAACGCTTGTCTGTGCATCATTGTACTGGCACTGGAATGATAAGCATAACAACAGTATGCTTCCTTCCTTACTGCATCAATCACCGCAGCAGATGAACGAACAGCCTGTTCAGGCAGAAGGAGTAATTACCAGTCCACCCGAGACCGATGGAGATCGGGTCCGTTTTCGGATGGAACTGTATGTACTGCCGCAGCTGGGAACAGCCGGTGCGCTTCAGAAACCGGAGACAATCATGGTACAGCTCAAGCTGGCTACCCGTCCGGAACTGCAGCAGGCAGCACGTTGGCAGCGTGGAGATCGAATTGCTATACGAGGCACCTGGAAAATGCCCGGTGAAGCGCGTAACTTTGATGCTTTTGATTACCGGCGTTATTTGCGAACCCAATATATTCACTGGATGATCAAAGCCGAAGGCGCTTCTGCTCTCCAACCTGCCCAATTGACGGTTAACGGACCTGCTTCCTGGAGTTGGCAACTTTTGCGCTGGAATGATGATACGCGGCAGCTGCTGGGCAGCCGAATAAAACAAATTTTTCATACCGAAGACAATGGTTATATGAAAGGACTGCTGATTGGAGATGCAGATGATATCGATCCCGAACAGTTTGCTTCTTTTTCAAGACTGGGTTTGACACATATTCTGGCGATATCGGGACTGCATGTAGCGATTTATACGGGGCTGCTGCTCTGGCTGCTTCGCAAACTAGGTCTGACACGGGAAAGAGCCTGTCTCGTTGTAATGCTGCTGCTTCCTGTCTATGTGCTGCTGACTGGAGCATCTCCGTCTGCTATACGTGCCGGTATTATGGGAATGATTGCTCTCTACGCAGCCAGTCGTGGATTGCTCAAGGATGGACTGCATATTTTGTGTGCAGCCTGCTGGGGAATGCTACTGTATGAGCCTTATTTTCTGCTGAATATCAGTTTCCAGCTTTCTTTTGCTGTAACTGCAGGATTGATCCTGTATGTGCCTGTGATGCAGCCGCTGCTGCAAAAACTGCCATCCCGACTGGCAGGAGCAATAGCAGTTACACTGGTTGCCCAGATGATTTCATTTCCGTTAACTATTTATTATTTCAACCAATTCTCGTTATTATCATTTGTAGCGAACTTTTTGCTGGTGCCTGTATCGAGTCTGATTGTGCTGCCGGTAGGTTCAATAGCTTTGGTACTTGGTTATGTGTGGCTGCAGGGAGCCGTATGGCTCGGCAGCATCGTCTCCTGGATCAATATTATATCGTTTCGAATGATAGACTGGCTGGATGGACTGCCAGCCATGCTGACGATCTGGCACGCTCCGCCGCTGATTTGGATACTTTTGTATTATGCTGCTTTGTATATATTGCTTCGTTACAGCAGCGATTTGCTGCAATGGAAAAATGAACAGCTTTCCTCAGATGACGGTTCTGCCAGTAATCTACATACTGCAATATCACCCAGTCGATCAGTCTGGTTGGAAATACAAGCTACTGCACCGCTGCCATCTGTATATTCAGGTCCGGGGCACACGAGCTATAGAACAGGCAGCCGTACATGGTACCGTATGCTCTCTCCATGGCTGCGTCTTCGCATACTGGGCATCCTACTTTCTCCTTGTCTGCTGTGCTTGCTGCTGATTTATGCTTATCAGAATCCTTTGCAGCATGGACAAGGTACTGTCCAGTATCTGGATGTAGGTCAGGGAGACAGTATCCTGATCACTACACCTGGAGGCAAGCATATTCTGGTCGATGGCGGCGGTACAATAGATTTTGGGCAAAAAGGGCAGGAATGGCGCAAACGCAAAGATCCGTATGAGATTGGAATCAAACTGCTGGTTCCTCTGCTCAAGCAAAGAGGCATTCATCAGCTGGACGCTGTTATACTGACACATGGCGATCACGATCATGCAGGCGGCCTGCTGGCAGTAGCAGAGCAGATTCCGATTCGCCAATTTATATTCAATGGTACAATGCCCAAAGGCAGCGGCCTGGATGAATTGGTGCAGACGCTGCTGGCGAAAAAAGTACCGATATATGGTTCCTCGCCGGGAATGAAGCTGCAGCCGGACCAACAGACAGAGCTTGCGTTCCTTGCACCGGTTGCGATTACCTCCAATATTACAACGCAAGCAGATCCAGCGGCTAAAGATCAACAATCTACCGCCTATCACCCGGATGCCGGGCAGTCAATTGATTCTCCGACCATACAGCCTCTTCCACGCAAAGAAGAACAGAATCATTACTCTGTTGTATTTTTGCTGACGATGAATTCACGCCGGTTTTTGTTTACCGGTGATGCCGATCAGACGGAGGAAAAAGGAATCCTGTATGACCTGGCTTCCAGTCAGACCATTCTATCCAATCTGCAAAAGCAGGATGCAGAGTCAAATTTGTCACAGCAGAGCTCGCAGCAACCTTCCGGCCAGTCTGTCTCCAACCCTGTAGATGTACTCAAAATAGGCCATCATGGCAGCAGGACATCCACTTCGGCAGAATGGCTTCGCTATTGGCAGCCAGCACTGTCCGTTATTTCGGTAGGTCAATACAATACATACGGCCATCCTACCAAAGAAGTACTGAAGCGAATCGAGGATGCCGGCTCCGATGTAGCACGTACCGACCAGAATGGGGAAGTGCAGATAAGGGTAAATGCAGAGGGTCAGCTGTCGCAACGTACGCTGCTACCTTCTCCCGTATCCTCGGAATAA